The following coding sequences are from one Diospyros lotus cultivar Yz01 chromosome 7, ASM1463336v1, whole genome shotgun sequence window:
- the LOC127806810 gene encoding transcription factor BEE 1-like, protein MGDADFQNLKPSSFSDVNSSMELLSNLSALDSINSDVVQGFVALSSDGFLDHQQPPFPVSITDHHHNIQKFSSFHSDAPFYEDPAVHFLPSTGCSSHQGNSLKGISEAADHALESSFPPVSGDGFLQDNNTKINYRFGGKKRKRSNEKEVEKPREVIHVRAKRGQATDSHSVAERLRREKINQKLRSLQDLVPGCYKAMGMAVMLDVIINYVRSLQNQIDFLSMKLSAASLFYDFNSELDPTETTMGTNGYEAQGMEGGEYGGFSQFPPAWPL, encoded by the exons ATGGGAGATGCAGACTTCCAGAATCTGAAGCCATCTTCTTTCTCAGACGTCAACTCAAGCATGGAGCTGCTGAGCAACCTCAGTGCATTGGACAGCATCAACTCAGATGTCGTTCAAGGATTTGTGGCCTTATCCAGCGATGGTTTCTTGGATCATCAACAGCCGCCGTTTCCTGTGTCAATCACTGATCATCATCATAATATCCAGAAGTTCTCCTCTTTCCATTCTGATGCTCCATTTTATGAAGATCCAGCCGTTCATTTCTTGCCGTCAACTGGATGTTCAAGCCATCAAGGCAACAGTCTGAAAGGGATTTCTGAAGCAGCTGATCATGCCTTGGAAAGTTCTTTTCCTCCAGTTTCTGGAGATGGGTTCCTTCAAGATAACAATACTAAGATAAATTAT CGATTTggaggaaagaagagaaagagaagcaaCGAGAAGGAAGTGGAGAAGCCAAGAGAAGTCATTCATGTGAGAGCGAAGAGAGGTCAAGCAACTGATAGTCACAGTGTGGCAGAAAGG ttaagaagagagaaaataaaccAAAAGTTGAGAAGCTTGCAGGACCTGGTTCCAGGATGTTATAAG GCAATGGGAATGGCAGTAATGTTGGATGTGATAATCAACTACGTTCGATCTTTGCAAAACCAAATTGAT TTTCTGTCAATGAAGCTCTCAGCGGCCAGTTTGTTTTATGATTTCAACTCGGAGTTGGATCCAACTGAAACAACAATG GGAACAAATGGTTATGAGGCACAAGGGATGGAAGGAGGAGAGTATGGAGGGTTTTCTCAATTTCCACCAGCATGGCCTCTTTGA